A single Amia ocellicauda isolate fAmiCal2 chromosome 9, fAmiCal2.hap1, whole genome shotgun sequence DNA region contains:
- the LOC136758224 gene encoding uncharacterized protein LOC136758224: MKMRSVRPALPFCLLVLLGMLALGEGLRMANGPRRCCYKFAERQLPRGRIVSYSKTSLQCTNPGVLFKMQAGQEVCARASDRWVLDYVKFFDSKSQKIQQSLKTVALPFLYIPLQPDVSLRMSALTAAQLLILLCALPLASSAPFSLGLGNLDCCHDVRKKPIPKKLIVSYKMTDSNCFIKAVIFNMGQKKICADASAHWVKNHMKYLDNKAK; encoded by the exons ATGAAGATGCGCTCTGTTCGTCCGGCGCTGCCATTCTGTTTGCTGGTTCTGCTGGGCATGCTGGCTCTGGGTGAAG GGCTCCGCATGGCCAACGGGCCCAGAAGGTGTTGCTATAAATTCGCTGAGAGGCAACTCCCCAGAGGAAGAATTGTGAGCTATTCAAAGACCAGCCTGCAGTGCACTAACCCTGGGGTCTT ATTTAAAATGCAAGCTGGACAGGAGGTTTGTGCCAGAGCCTCAGACCGCTGGGTGCTGGACTATGTGAAGTTCTTCGACAGCAAAAGCCAGAAGATT CAGCAGTCTCTGAAAACTGTGGCTTTGCCCTTCCTCTACATTCCTCTACAGCCAGACGTCAGCCTAAGAATGAGCGCCCTCACTGCCGCCCAGCTCTTGATactgctctgtgccctgccGCTGGCCTCCTCTGCAC CTTTTTCTCTGGGTTTAGGCAATTTAGACTGCTGCCATGATGTGAGGAAAAAGCCAATCCCTAAGAAATTGATTGTATCCTATAAGATGACCGATAGCAACTGCTTCATAAAAGCTGTCAT ATTTAACATGGGACAAAAGAAGATCTGTGCTGACGCCAGTGCACACTGGGTTAAGAACCACATGAAGTATTTGGATAATAAAGCAAAGTAG